The DNA sequence accttctttaattttagtttcgaacgacaaatctacgaaagtatgttacactaaaaactacgtatttgaataatccatttctttattttaatggcaactaatctctctttcttagtaaaatgtacatatttcaaaacaatactttgagtagtttcgtaaacttgtccgcctttacatacaaaactattaattaaaaagtgtcattatgtatctgcatgtagataggtacaaggtgtatgatctggtatacggtcttataggaaatgatactaagaaataaataggggcacattgagaagaagttattgtataagttaatctgaagaaatcgaatatgctgccttcataaattaataacccaaaaaattctttgaacacatatgaggtaaggtggggtaagactatcaccggggtaagactatcacttgtatggaatcctcatactgttagtcttgccctgatcaaaataaactaagttagtcttaccccgccttactttacacataggtatacggggtgtccctgccctgcgggaaaatcttcaaagtgtaggttggtcaagtaatttctcaaaaatatcataatcttcctaaacaATACTTGCTAAAAcaataccccctggcactgactaaaataaccgacttggtttctcattacatcccaaaacttttttgtagtagagtagaagaactgtgttgcgagatttgcatctttttacatgaactCTTTTTGATaggatcccatctctttttgtaggctgtccttcttttcgggtaatcatacccataccatactgatactatgtatatacatatcataatacatctttattcatactcacatcgtccatcgtagtgtacctttactttccctactaattataagaactaaaaggtaatagttagggaggcgcataggggaattttcggcaatactcgagcgtggcagtttaagatatgagagataccttagacctaatagaacaaccttgtaaagtatttagctctatatgtagtgacgcgcgcctaggatagacgatcagattagtaaaaaaaaatggatagtctgaaatactcgagcgcgtcagattaagatattgggggttgattttagtgtttaaagactaaatttaactaatctgacgataagtccttgacgccgccgagttaaagggtcgcgaacttgtaaaaaaaaaacgttaatccggcattctcgagcgcgattttttattttttattttgaagaatatatgATCTAGTAGACTATAATACGCTGTGGAACAAGTTGCAGCATGAAACCACACTACCGCCAGAGGTCGCCTTGATGATTCGCTACTGGTACGGCAATCAAAAGAACAGAGTAAGATGGGGTGGATCATACTCAGATGAATATGGGTTGGAGTGCGGGGTGAGGCAGGGGGGGCTAAGCTCGCCGCGGCTCTTCAATCTTTATATGAACCGGCTAATCGTTGAGCTCAGCAGCACTAATATCGGATGTCACGTTGGCGATATCTGTGTCAATAACATTAGTTACGCTgacgatatggtgctgctgAGTCCATCGATTGGCGCGTTACGAAAACTGGTCGCAATGTGTGAGTCGTACGCTGTGACCCATGGACTCAAATACAATGCCAAAAAGAGCGAGACGATTATTTTTAAGGCAGGGTCAAAGACCTATACGGACGCTCCTGGTATCTCGCTCAGTGGCACACCTCTCAACAGGGTGCAAAAGGTGAAGTATTTGGGTCACTGGGTCACGGAGGACTTAAAAGATAATTGTGACGTGGAGAGGGAGCGCAGGTCGCTGTCTGTCCGTTGTAATATGTTGGCTCGCAGGTTCGCAAGATGCTCACAGCCTGTGAAAACTACATTGTTTAAGGCATATTGCCAATCTTTTTATACATGCGGTCTGTGGGTCAACTTTACGCAGCGGGCATATAGCGACTTGCGAGTCCAATATAACAACGCGTTTAGGGTTCTGTTGGGGTTGCCGCGGCACTGTAGTGCGTCGGGCATGTTTGCGGAGGCGCGGACCGACGATTTTGCTGCCATAATGCGCAAGCGGTGCGCCTCCCTGCTAGCCCGAGTTCGCTGCAGCACCAACGGGATCCTGAGCGCGTTCGCGGACCGCTGGGATTCCGCGCTGATGCGGAGATGGACACAGCTCCATGTATCGCGCTCCACGTAGgtagattataaattataaattttatttatgttgttttgcactaacactaaatttaagtatgtaccaaacctgttactaacataatatgggactagtcctgaaataaatattattcattcattcattcattcattcattcattcatataatctataacttactaaaaatacaaaatctgccggtttccgcatgaccggaagtgtggaggagccatttcgtcttcctaagaacgcgttgcggcatataagtcgcgaacgatacattttacaaaaaaaaagtttaaataaacaaaaaaggtaatttgtCATTCTTGTCATTGTCGCTTTATTGTCATTCTTAAATTCCCCGTTTTATCAAGGagaaagaaaggaaaaaaaagaaaccaaaaaacctttttcggtcagattaagagaacctaccaacatttttgtcagattaaaaaaatatgctttcaggataccgagataaacctcccctatgaaaatctgacgcgctcgagtatttcaaaaaaacttttttttttggaattttccaaaattcatcgtaacttatcgtcacgccgaaatcgtcagttttttaaaaggaagcttccttggggcctacttaacaccccttccgaaaatctgacgcgctcgagtaaatttttttttttgcatttttgactactttatatgcctacccccaccacgcaaaccggcagattagtataccggcactcggggcatacgtagtatgaatatctgacgcgctctagaatgcccaagtaactgttttttttaacatttttgaaaaaccgtacacgccaaacccaccgctaaaatggtttttgccataagagcttttcttttcgaaattattttatctttcgattttgataggtctcgacggcgccgttgaattacgccatttagctacctcgcctccctaactataacgttgttatcgcatatatttctataggattacaaacttaacaaaaaaaaaaccattgtaaatttgattcattttgtttcatgtaaccttaggtacgggtattataatatgtaataattccaaaaatagttttatgtttatataatattttaatgttataatatgatcaatgaataaggtaagCGCAAGTTAACattacgaggattccatacaagtgatagtcttaccccagtgtcgtcttaccccaccttaccttacgtattaaaattgcccgggttattcgggtccatcctgtaagtatgtactatagtacttatactaaaaaaccgttcatagatttttgtgcattctttgagatttccttaaatgtaaaatagaaagatatacgtcatattattattacatataatatatattcaatgccaatatatatatatgtaataataatatgacgtaaacattgccaattaacttacagtgcccccaattaaaaatttgttgacaataaatgtaatactttctaattcccgtgccacttaatcagctgttttaggtaaatattctatgggaattagggcacggaaattagaattcgtaataaaaaaattcgccaaaaatttaaatcgtgtttaaccaaactgttatgttatcgcttacataaagatacataaagggttcctaaatatgacaattgttattgaaaagctatgtgggaaataaaatttataaggggcatcgaaattagaaaaaaattgtcgcccacccggattccgaaatacttatgcgatttgctcgaacacgccgcggcttgacttacatccgcttgctttgagaaagagccgaatactgccagtacaggtgaggcgggacacgaggcggttcagatacatacgtcggctgtcagagccctttgagttttgccgacgaaattttactcgcgcgctcggacaaaatttaaacttcgatcacgagttatttaccacaatgaagttaatagtgtatgtgctcagtgatagtaaatatcatctagtttaagtatttgacactaaattagtgatactaatgtagaatttttcataggatttttcattatgctcaaaagtagattccggacagggcacgggagtagtaatttgagcctttaggtatttttaagtgtactctaaaaaccaattaatcagtgaattaatgtggaacccggtgtgaaagtgtggcttctttatgtaaaaaaaaaatggtaagtattatctgatgctaacccgcgattttcatcacggacagaaaaaaaatcgtgttcagaaattgacccaatgtcttcttcctcgcgttatcccggcatttcgccacggctcataagagcctggggtccgcttgacaactaatcccatgatttgacgtaggcactagtttttacgaaagcgactgccatctgaccttccaacccagagggtaaactaggccttattgggattagtccggtttcctcacgatgttttccttcaccgaaaagcgactggtaaataccaaatgatatttcgtacataagttccgaaaaactcattggtacgagccggggtttgaacccgcgacctccagattgcaagtcgcacgctctcaccgctaggccaccagcgctttttttttcagttttgtaTTCAAAAAAtgaatgtataggtacgtaatTGTAATTGGGAAGAAATGaaacattacattattttaaattttttattatcTTAAACAGTAACTTTACAAAAATATCTTACGACTAcgattgtaaaaataattaaggCACATTTTGAAAACTTCATTTATATACCGTCTGTAGTATTGCGGGTACAATTTTAGTgatatgtaaataattttaacagctaagtatattctaataaaattatgtaccgCTTTTTAACAACAACTGTgtatatgttaaaaaaaaaaacgttactAAGCCTCCAAAAATATGCGAGTAAAATTTTGGCAGTGATAATTTTCGCATgtgaatttaaaattacatGTTTGACTTAGAATACTTCTAGATAAGTTAAATATCATTTCAGTCGACGCATATACAAACTTATCACATACATTTACGAGATATTAGGTCATTTAAGTGCTAACTTCGTATAACCCAACCCAGATGTTGCACACGTGAAAAttcaattgtataaaaaatccGCTTTTGATGTAATTTAGACCCTATATGTGACAGTTTTACAATATCATTGCTGGTATTCATTTTTCAAATATATGCTAACCATATATTAGCGCTACATCATTTAGCTAAAAATATTTCGATGGTAATCTTGCGACGCTTATTTGGATGTCTATTTTGTTTCCACGTTCTCATGTTAAATTTCTAGCAAATATCGTTACATATTGAGAAATTGCCTAGATCATAATATCAAAGCAATAAGGGTCGAACTcgtatatttttgtttaattccGCTGTAAGCATAATCTAGCAGTGACGTTTCaaagaggtatttttctttttgtaaatctaTTTACATTCCTATTGATTCCTATGCTCACGAGTAGTCCCAAGGGGAGTAGTCAGAGGCATGTTAGTCGATAgttgctgtttttttttaactttttattgaACATCGGCTTGCCTACGATTCATCGAGCATGTTGACCTAAAGTTTTTGATTTCTAAATTCAGCTTTAATACCTTGGTATTAAGTCTCAATTAGAAATCGGGTAAGCCTCTTTAAAATGTCACAGCAGTAACTTTGACAAACAAAATATGTTGAATGCTCAGCTTAGAATAGAATGAAAACTAAAATTTTGTCTGCTATTTAGACAAGTTTGCTGTAGCGTTCTTGTAGTAGATCTTTGTTTTATGTGACGTTCAGAAAACTAGCGCTTGACTAGGAGGGAATAAAGTTTAGATATCACTCATTATTGGTATAAATCATCCAAGGGTAatttaaagaaaagtaagtaaaattgaagacaattggacgtagtttagcgtaaaagatcctctaaaatttgacatttaaatgAATGGCTTTTCCGTTTGgcagaaagttcaaattttactaacagatttttgtggattggatcttttaccctaaactaAGTAAGTGGCAAAATAGTTTAGAATAAGCCAATCGCTAGTCCCCCGAACGTATCAACCCCATATCTTAAAGATCCTTCTCATCGCACCCCAGCCCCGCGGACCAGTTACAGATGCCCCCCACGGGGTCGAAGCTCAGGCCTTTAGGACAGATGTACTCCCAGCCTAGTAGCGAGCCGTTATCGATGCGCGCGCACGAGATGAACTTCTTGCACGACGATGGGTGGGGGAAGTTGCCGATGTCCAGGCATTCTATGGTTCCTGGGGAAAATTAGATTTGTGTAAAGGATTTGTATAGAGGGTGTGAGATCTAGCGACTAGGTTTAGTTAAATTCAACCGGTCGatcaaatatattatgtaaagaAAGTCGCATGCAAGTTCACGAACTAGTGACTGAAGCAGTTGAGAATTGGTCTAGATCAAATTGAGACTAGAATAGTTATCAAAAAGTACATACCTAAATCTCTTAATTGGGAGCGTAAAACTTTCAGATTAAAAATGAATTGGCGCAGTCGGTGGGATGGAGCGTAAATTGGTAGATAATGGATGtctttgttttaaatattatagtttataaATGCGATCTTTATTGTGGTGCTATTATCATATTTTACAGGAAATTGAAAAGAACTAGACTACTGTTTTAAAGGGCGTTCGAAGTAGCTTTGCACCGTGGAGAACATATATCACTTATTATGAGTCTAAAACACCTCTGGGTGTTTTATGATAGCTTTTATTAATGGTTTTATTCTATAGTACTGTTCTTACCTTTCCCATGTAGTACGACCTTCGTCTCTTCATACTTCTCCGCTAGCCTTTCTGATCCATcatcataataatcataattatcAATAGGCCTGTATGTCCTATTCGGCAGGTCCTTCTGAATCTTCTCGAAGGGTTTCTCGAACTTCTTGGAGGGGACGCGGCGCGGTTTGGGCGTGGTGGCGGGAGCCAGGGTAGGTGGTAGAGTGGTGGAGATCTTGCGGAGGATCGTCTTGCGGGTTGCTGGTTGCCTGGTCGTTTGCGGCGTGGTGACAGGTGAGAGGTATTGGTATTCGTCTGCGGAAAATAAAATGTACTGTTAGTTTCAACTTGTCCTGCCGGCATTAGATGTATTGTACTCGTAGCTCCGAGGTTTCTTACGAATATATATTATCTGAACACGACTCATATAATAGCTTTATAGAAATGTTTAGTTCCTATGAGCATTCTGTATGTTCGTATACGAATAAACGTGTTTAGAATCAAGAGTTAAACTTTCGACAAAACTAGGACAGAGTTCTCAGCTGGCGGATAGTTGTTCTTTTCCCATCGCAGTAAAGTACTAAATCTATTAATTAAGGAGGATAGTTATGAACATAGGGCGTGCTTCTTTGAATTCATAAAATACGaaattactcgtacttaccaTCATAAGTCTTGGTAACCGGCGACTCCAGCAAGTACTCTCTGGTGAAGTATGATGGTTCCTGCCCAGGATACCCTGAGGTCGAGTACCCAAACTCCTCCACCGGTACTCCCACATACTTGTCATTCCCACTCAAGTACCTCGCCGTAGATGGACCGAGGTTCTTACCTCCGGTCACACCTTGGTTTAGTACTGAAGGTATGGAGACAGCTCTTGAGACAGTAGACAAGAAAACTGGGCTGGTATTAGGAGGGTTGTAAGTAGTTTTAGCGTAGCCAGTCGTGGCTTCGTACGCTCCAGTTGTAGAAATGTAATCCTTGTTTCGTAGAGAAGTGGATTCATAATTGGGTGTGCTGAATTCCTCGGAGTATATGGTCTTGGGCTCGGTGAAGTCGGTGTATTGCGGGGTGTAGGAGTAGTCGGTGGTCTGGGTTCGCGTGGATTTCTTGGTCGGTTGTGAGTCGTCGT is a window from the Cydia fagiglandana chromosome 13, ilCydFagi1.1, whole genome shotgun sequence genome containing:
- the LOC134669864 gene encoding uncharacterized protein LOC134669864 produces the protein MVLLSPSIGALRKLVAMCESYAVTHGLKYNAKKSETIIFKAGSKTYTDAPGISLSGTPLNRVQKVKYLGHWVTEDLKDNCDVERERRSLSVRCNMLARRFARCSQPVKTTLFKAYCQSFYTCGLWVNFTQRAYSDLRVQYNNAFRVLLGLPRHCSASGMFAEARTDDFAAIMRKRCASLLARVRCSTNGILSAFADRWDSALMRRWTQLHVSRST